CCTGAACTCACCCTGCCAGCATTGAAGCGAGCCACTCAACTAATAGTGGAGTTGGCCGGTGGGAAAGCCGCCAGGGGCATCATCGATGTTTACCCCGGCAAAAAAGAGAGAGAGCCAATCGTATTCCATACTTCCTGGGTGAAACGCCTATTGGGTATAGAATTGAAGCGTGAACAAATCATCGAGATACTCACATCACTCGGGTTCCAGTGTCAATCAGTAGACTCATTGGAACAAATGGAAATAGCCGTGCCTTACTGGCGCATGGACGTGAACAGGGCCGCTGACATAGTTGAGGAACTGGCCCGTATCATTGGCTATGACTCCATCCCCACCACTACACTCAGCAGCCAGTTGCCCAGGCAACAGCCCACCCCCACGCTCACCTTCAGGGAAGACCTGCGGGATATGCTGGTGGGTTGTGGATTTCAGGAAGCGATTACGTATTCACTGACCAGCCATGACAGGCTAGCCAGGATAACCTCTGTGGGACAACCTGTAAAAGTGGCCAATCCTTTGAGTATAGAGCAGGAGTATCTCCGTACCAGCCTGCGCCCCGGACTTCTGGGGATTCTTGCAGAGAACCAGAAACACGAAGATGGCAGCCTCAGATTCTTCGAGATTGGCAAGGTATTCTTTGCCAGAGGAAGCGATCTGCCTGAGGAAAGGGAAATCCTGGCTGGAGTGCTGAGCGGTCCCCGCAGTGAACCCTCGTGGCTCGGTGAAAAGGGACAGCTTGATTTATTTGATGCGAAGGGAGTGGTGGAGGCCGTACTGAAGAGATTAGGAGCGGAGGCAGATTTTGAGGCAAGTACTGAGGCAAGTTTCCACCCCGGCAGAATAGCGAAAATCCTGATCGATCATACTGCAGTAGGGATTGTTGGAGAAGTGCACCCCGGAGTGGCCGGGAGCTTTGACCTCCTTCCCCAGCCGGTAGCCATCTTCGAACTTGATATAGACAGATTACTCTCCTGCAACAAACTAAGGGGCAAATACAGTCCTCTGTCCCGCTTCCCGCGATCTGTGAGAGATCTTGCCATAGTAGTAGATGTAGCAGTGCCCGCCAGGAAGGTAGAGGAGATCATCCGTGGCCGTGGCTTACCACTGGTGAGCCACATTACTCTCTTTGACCTCTACACCGGAAAACAGGTGCCTCCGGGCAAGAAATCATTGGCTTTCAGGATAGACTACCAATCATCCACCCATACTCTAACCGACGAAGAGATGGAAGTTGTAGAGAAGGACATCCTCTCTAAACTCACCCGGGAAGTGGGAGCTACCCTGCGCGCCTGATCTTAACCTGCTTCGAGTGCAGACTGGCAATTACTGCGGTTTTTTGGCACCCTCTGGTTTCTTTTCTTCGCTGACACGCAATTGACGCAGCCACCTGGCAGATTTGACTTCCTGATCAAGGACGCAGGCAATGTAGCCGTGCATCAACTCCTCAGTTTCCTTCGCCAGGTTTGCCTTAAGATTCAACCTCTTTATTGCCGGATAATCATTCTGGCTGAAGAAACGCAGTAGCTTGATGACGTCTGGAGAAATAGCCCGACTGAAGCGGTCAGCCGCCCCACAATCAGAGCACAACACCCCACCGGCAGGCGCACTGAAGAAATTTGGTGTTGCCTTTAAGCTGTGTCTGCAGGAAACACACTTCCAAAGCTCCGGAAGGTAACCGGAGCAGGCCACCGAGCGAAGTTCGAAATAACGGAGGACCAGGTTTGGGTCAACACCACCGGAAAGCGATCGCAGCGCGTTCAAGAGAAGCAGGAAAAGGGGCCGGTTTTCAGCGCCTTCAGCACCGAGCCGATCGGTCAACTCAGCCGCATACAGACCATAAGACAGGAGCCACAGGTCAGATCTCAGAGACATAAAGGCGTCCACGGTCTGGCATCCGGAAACAATGTCCAGATCCCGTCCTTCAGCCAGCATCATTGAGCAGTGTGTCAGCGGTTCCACGTGACCGGCCAGCCTGCTCTTGGGCCGCTTCACTCCCCTGGCAACAGCTCTCAGTTTGCCCAGGAATGGCGTATATACTATGAGCACCGCATCAGCCTCTCCTATGTAGGAATGCTTCAATACGATACCCTCGGTCTTGTACAGTCCTGGCATGGCTACATTCTAGCATCACTAGCTGACGGGAGATAACTGCCACTGATCAAATGCCGGTGAGGAACAGCGGTGATCATACGATTGCACTTACCCCTGCCAAGACACGTGAGGACTTATTGTTTTTCCGCTATTACCAGCATTTCAAAATCTTCGGTTGATAATTTATCGTTTCGACTGAAAGCGCCAAGCTTCGCACCGTAAATATCAACAGTTCTAAAATTTAGTGTTCTTAATAGCCAGGTTATTTCGGATGGCACATAATACCTTTCATTGCATTGCAGTTCCTTTTTGTTCCCAAGATCATCTTCAACATCTAAGGTGCTATGCTCTCGGAAAGTCATCAGATCAAATGAAAGACTGCCGCATTTCGCATTCCCTTCTTTTGTTTCTGAATCAAGGAAATCTTTGACGGAATGAAACAGAGGAAACAAACCATTCAAGGTAGTAAATACCAATTTCCCTTTTGGTTTTAAGGCATTGGCGGCATTTTGGAGAATTTGAAAATTCATTTCGTCGGTTTCCATCAACGGGAATGCGCCTTCACATAGCATGATGACCAAATCAAATTCATGCAAAAAAGGAAGGTTCCTTGCGTCATGTTTCTGAAAAACAATTTGCAGCTTCTGTTCAGATGCTTTTTCTTTTGCCCGTTTCAAAAGCGATTCTGATAAATCAATTCCAACAACGATATATCCTCTCTTGGCTAATTCAATTGAATGTCTGCCGGTGCCGCATCCTATATCTAGAATTCTTGTTGCTTTGTCATATTCGATTTCTTTTTCAATAAAGTCACACTCTCCAACAGTCCCTTGAGCAAAACTTTCGTTATCGTATTTCTTTCCGTAGTTTACAAACAACTCTTCATACCATTGTTTCATATTGTTTTGTCCTCCTGTTCAAAAATACTTCTCAATGCCACCAAACCCAAATTGCTTGTTCTTCCCGGTCATCTCGATGAAGTACCTCAGGCGCTTCTTGAACTCCTGGGGCCTGTTGCGGGCTCCGTCTATAAACGCAATGCGGATCCGTATGTACGGTTGCGAGAATCCTTGAAAGTTCTCCCAAGCCTCCTTGTTTGCCTTGATAGCATCGAGGACGTCCGGCGGTATCTCAAACTGCTCTCCCACAAGATCCCCCAGGGTTGACAACACTTCATCGACGACTTTGCCCTCCTTGATAAGTCCCTTAAGCCGTTCCTTATTCGCTTGTGAGTACGGGGTCTTGGGATTTCTCAAAGAGAACCTTTGGGCGAATCTAGCCTCATCAATGCGCCTAACAGTGCTATCGATCCAACCAAAGCAGAGCGCTTCTTCAACTGCGTCGTTGTAAGGAATGCGCGGCTCTCCAGTATGCTTCTTGTAGTACACAAGCCACACTTCTTTCTCCAGCTTATAGTGCTTCTTGAGCCAATCGCGCCATTCCCTGGCATTTGTCACATACAAAAGTCTGGCCTCGTCTAAGCTGCCTTTCATAGAGCATCCAGTCATCTAGCGAAAATAGCGGTTCAGCGTGCAGGCGACCCAACGCTCAGCTTAACCGGCTGGCTTCGGAGCACCAGCGGAGAAGCCAGTCCGTGTTGAAGCCGTTGTTAGGAGTTCTAGAAGACAGGCTGTTCGTCTAACTTGGACTGGACCACCTGAAACCCATAGCCATACCTATTCACAACTGCACCGACTAGTTCGGCAAACCACTCCGGGGCGCTTGGCGCTACAAAAAACGCGCTCCACCATTTTCTCAATGGCCACTCTGATCTTTACCCCGTGAGCGATAGTGCCCTTGTCAAAGTCCATTCCATTCTCAGGGCTGGGCCATCTCGCAACCAACGCCCTAACCTCTCGCTCATGCTCAAAGCTCCTTCGCTTGTGCACGAACGGAGTCAACGCGTTTCCGGCGTCGATCCACTCGGTGTCGTAATCGATGTAGTTGACCACTCCGAGGAAGATTCTCTCGTCGTCAATGAGGGATTCCCTTAGCTTTGAATAAGTGGACTGAATTGAGACACCTTCGTCGCTCTTTAGGTATAGCTTCCACATGGCCGCAGACTCATGTTCATTCATGTGCCAGCAGTTAATCGCGTTGCATCGAGCCCACTTTCGCGAGTGCTCTCCCAGCATCGCCATCGCCCTCAGAAAATTCTCCCGGGCTTCCGGCGAAACAATGTCAGGAACTTGTTGGCGAGCAGCGACATTTATCTTTGGCCACGAACCCTCGAAGGGGTCACCGACCTTGTCGGTTCTAGCAAAGTAGAGCTGACGCGAGTCGAGTAGGGAAACAAGCTTAGTGAAATCCATATACCGCCACACTTTCGCATGCTCGTTAGATGGCTGAGTGAACACTGGATGGGCTTCGTACATATCCTCTTCTCTTACTACATAACAATAATTAGACTGATCCGTATAAGATGCGGAGTTCTGATTTCCTGTCAGTATAACAGGCCGTGGGATTTCTTGCCGAAGGCGTGTTAACCCCTTTGCATTCAATTGCCTGCTGCTAACTGACGGGAGATAATGGAGACACTGTTCACTTGGAGATCGGTATCATATGCCTGTGTTATAATATCGCAGTTGATCATAGTGGTGCTCTGCAAGGCAAGCAGAGCATATTCCGGATTGGCCGGACCGGTTAATGAGAGCATCCAGAACCACACTCGGTGAATTGATGGAAAGGAGAGAGCAAGAATGGTGAAAGAGTTCAAGGAATTCATCATGCGGGGCAACGTGATGGACATGGCCGTTGGCATCATCATCGGCGCTGCCTTCGGGGCCATTATCTCATCCCTGGTGAAGGATATCATCATGCCGCCCATAGGCCTTCTGCTGGGCAACGTCGATTTCGCTAATCTCTTTGCGGTCATTAAAGAGGGAACGATTGCAGTCGGGCCATACGATACGCTCAAGCAGGCCCAGGAGGGCGGTGCGGTTACCATCAACTACGGCGTGTTCATAAACTACGTCATTACTTTCCTCATCGTTGCTTTTGTGATATTCCTTATGATCCGCTACATAAACAGAATGCGCCGAGCGGCGGAAAAGCCAAAGGCAGCAGGAGTGCCAACCACAAAAGAATGCCCTTACTGTCTCTCCACCATCCCCATCAAGGCTACCCGTTGCGCTCACTGTACTTCAGAGCTGAAGCCTGCATAGGGCACTGACGGCAGCACTGATCAGAATGAAGTATTGTGTGCCAACCTGCTTGAGTAGCTTGGCGCTTAAGGCCATATATACAGTAAACCGGGAAGATAATATCACTGGAGTGGACAACTCCTTGTGGTTATGACACGCGCCCGATTCTCTGCGACTCCTCTGTTATTATCCTCTGCCTCACCTGATAAGAAGTTGTGACACCAACAGTATCCCATGAGACACTTCCGTGACGTGATCCCCCTAGACTCTACTTAGATGAGAAGTGATGGCAAGAGATTTGACTCTGTCGTCTGTTGTGCGTATGGATGTGTGGTATGCTATGCTATATTCCAGTGTGTGTTTACTTCATCCACCAAACCCGGCCAGGGGATAGGGGGGGCTTTCTCCAAAGCCGCTTCCTGTTGTCTGAAGATTATCTACTCCCCTTTTCACCCATAAGAACAAGGTGTACACCCCATCAGAGTCTCAGGATTCCAAAGCTATCCCTCGAGGAGAGCAATATATGATTAGCAACGCTCCGAGCCCAGTATTACCAAGGCGCATCGGAAGACTAAATGAGCTTGCTCATAACCTGTGGTGGAGTTGGCATCCCCAGGCACGTGATCTTTTTCGAATCCTGGACTATCCAGTATGGAAACTCGGTGGACACAACCCTGTCAAATTGCTGCACGAGATAAGCCCGGTTAAGCTGCAAGCGGCCAGCATCGATCCAGCATTTCTTACTCTCTACGACACTGTAATGGCAGCCTTCGATACTGATATGGTAGCAGACAACACTTGGTATGCTGCAAGGCACCGTAACGAATTGACTGGGCCCATTGCCTATTTTTCGGCGGAGTTTGCCATACACAACTCCCTGCCTCTGTATGCCGGCGGGCTGGGGATCCTGGCTGGCGATATTTGTAAGGAATCCAGTGACCTGGGTCTGCCACTGATAGGGGTGGGATTGATGTACCCTCAGGGGTATTTCCATCAGCGCATATCTGCTGACGGCTGGCAGGAGGAAATATACACCCAGTTAGATTTCGATGAGGCTCCCGTCACCCAGATATTCTCTTCCAGCGGGCATACAACCCTGGCACAGGTTCAGTTGGACAAGAGAGCTGTTTCTATCGCAGTCTGGCAGGTCCTGGTAGGCCAGACAACCCTCTATTTGCTCGACACCAATACTGAAGAGAACACCCCGGAGGATCGGCAACTGTCTGCCCGCCTCTACACCGCCGACCGAGAGGTGCGCATTCAACAGGAAATCCTCCTGGGTATTGGCGGAGTGCGTGTTCTGCGGGCGCTCGGCATTCAGCCCGCTGTCTGGCATGCCAACGAAGGCCACACAGCCTTCATGATGCTGGAACGCATCAGAGAGGAAGTGGGGGAAGGCACCCCTCTTGCCGAAGCCATCCATAAAATAAAGGCAGTCACTGTTTTCACCACCCACACGCCAGTGCCGGCCGGTCACGACGTTTTCTCCGTTGGGCTAATGGCTAAATACTTCAGCAATTACTTTGACTCGTCGCAGATTGATCGTGATGCCATTCTTGAGCTGGGGCAAGAGAATGGCCACCACGATGGAGTCTTCAACATGACGGCATTTGCCCTCGCCACTGCTGATCGCTGTAACGCAGTCAGTAAGCTTCATGGCATGGTGGCGCGGAAGATGTGGCACGAGACATGGCCTGAACTCCCAGAGGACGAGGTGCCCATCTTACATGTGACCAATGGAATCCACGTGCCCACCTGGATTGCCCCCGAAATGGGCAAGCTGTACGAGAAGTATCTGGGCCAAGACTGGATGAAATGGCATGATGACCCACACCTTTGGGAGCATATTATTGACATCCCGGACCACGAAATCTGGAAAGTCCGCAAGCAACTCAAGTCCAAGCTTCTGACTCTCATCCTCGAGTTTGCCCAGAGAGGTTGGGGCAATGGTGAACTGGAGCCCAAACAAATCATGGCAATGGGGGCCTTGCTCCACCCGGAAGTGCTGACCATTGGATTCGTCCGGCGTTTCGCAGGGTATAAGCGACCGGCGCTGATCTTCCAGGACATCGAGCGCCTCAAGCGGCTCACCAATGACCCATTCCGCCCGATTCAGATAGTCTTTGCCGGCAAATCCCATCCCGCAGATTATCCTTCAAAACAGTGCCTTCACGAGGTATGCTCTCTGGCAGCAAACCGTGAGTTCATGGGGAGGATTGCCTTCCTCGGAGACCACGACATGCATACGGCGCGTCTTCTTGTGCAGGGGGTAGACCTTT
This is a stretch of genomic DNA from Chloroflexota bacterium. It encodes these proteins:
- the pheT gene encoding phenylalanine--tRNA ligase subunit beta → ATIDFGKGHSTVVCGAPNIQAGNKVPFAQIGAQLIDGHTGELFQLKPAMIRGTASEGMACSEKELGISDSHEGVLILPPEAPLGIPLADYLGDAILDLEITPNRPDCLSVIGIAREVAAFIKQEIKLPPTEYTEEGPAIGQLVSVEIIDADLCRRYCASLIEDVRVAPSPPWMQQRLIACGMRPINNIVDITNYVMLEYGQPLHAFDFRQIGEKKIVVRRASQGEKLTSLDGVDRVLNPDTLVIADSQIPVAIAGVMGGADSEVIDITKSVLLESANFHPISIRRTSVNLKLRSEASIRFERGISPELTLPALKRATQLIVELAGGKAARGIIDVYPGKKEREPIVFHTSWVKRLLGIELKREQIIEILTSLGFQCQSVDSLEQMEIAVPYWRMDVNRAADIVEELARIIGYDSIPTTTLSSQLPRQQPTPTLTFREDLRDMLVGCGFQEAITYSLTSHDRLARITSVGQPVKVANPLSIEQEYLRTSLRPGLLGILAENQKHEDGSLRFFEIGKVFFARGSDLPEEREILAGVLSGPRSEPSWLGEKGQLDLFDAKGVVEAVLKRLGAEADFEASTEASFHPGRIAKILIDHTAVGIVGEVHPGVAGSFDLLPQPVAIFELDIDRLLSCNKLRGKYSPLSRFPRSVRDLAIVVDVAVPARKVEEIIRGRGLPLVSHITLFDLYTGKQVPPGKKSLAFRIDYQSSTHTLTDEEMEVVEKDILSKLTREVGATLRA
- the recO gene encoding DNA repair protein RecO, producing MPGLYKTEGIVLKHSYIGEADAVLIVYTPFLGKLRAVARGVKRPKSRLAGHVEPLTHCSMMLAEGRDLDIVSGCQTVDAFMSLRSDLWLLSYGLYAAELTDRLGAEGAENRPLFLLLLNALRSLSGGVDPNLVLRYFELRSVACSGYLPELWKCVSCRHSLKATPNFFSAPAGGVLCSDCGAADRFSRAISPDVIKLLRFFSQNDYPAIKRLNLKANLAKETEELMHGYIACVLDQEVKSARWLRQLRVSEEKKPEGAKKPQ
- a CDS encoding class I SAM-dependent methyltransferase — encoded protein: MKQWYEELFVNYGKKYDNESFAQGTVGECDFIEKEIEYDKATRILDIGCGTGRHSIELAKRGYIVVGIDLSESLLKRAKEKASEQKLQIVFQKHDARNLPFLHEFDLVIMLCEGAFPLMETDEMNFQILQNAANALKPKGKLVFTTLNGLFPLFHSVKDFLDSETKEGNAKCGSLSFDLMTFREHSTLDVEDDLGNKKELQCNERYYVPSEITWLLRTLNFRTVDIYGAKLGAFSRNDKLSTEDFEMLVIAEKQ
- a CDS encoding YdeI/OmpD-associated family protein — encoded protein: MKGSLDEARLLYVTNAREWRDWLKKHYKLEKEVWLVYYKKHTGEPRIPYNDAVEEALCFGWIDSTVRRIDEARFAQRFSLRNPKTPYSQANKERLKGLIKEGKVVDEVLSTLGDLVGEQFEIPPDVLDAIKANKEAWENFQGFSQPYIRIRIAFIDGARNRPQEFKKRLRYFIEMTGKNKQFGFGGIEKYF
- the mscL gene encoding large-conductance mechanosensitive channel protein MscL; the encoded protein is MVKEFKEFIMRGNVMDMAVGIIIGAAFGAIISSLVKDIIMPPIGLLLGNVDFANLFAVIKEGTIAVGPYDTLKQAQEGGAVTINYGVFINYVITFLIVAFVIFLMIRYINRMRRAAEKPKAAGVPTTKECPYCLSTIPIKATRCAHCTSELKPA
- the glgP gene encoding alpha-glucan family phosphorylase, with the translated sequence MISNAPSPVLPRRIGRLNELAHNLWWSWHPQARDLFRILDYPVWKLGGHNPVKLLHEISPVKLQAASIDPAFLTLYDTVMAAFDTDMVADNTWYAARHRNELTGPIAYFSAEFAIHNSLPLYAGGLGILAGDICKESSDLGLPLIGVGLMYPQGYFHQRISADGWQEEIYTQLDFDEAPVTQIFSSSGHTTLAQVQLDKRAVSIAVWQVLVGQTTLYLLDTNTEENTPEDRQLSARLYTADREVRIQQEILLGIGGVRVLRALGIQPAVWHANEGHTAFMMLERIREEVGEGTPLAEAIHKIKAVTVFTTHTPVPAGHDVFSVGLMAKYFSNYFDSSQIDRDAILELGQENGHHDGVFNMTAFALATADRCNAVSKLHGMVARKMWHETWPELPEDEVPILHVTNGIHVPTWIAPEMGKLYEKYLGQDWMKWHDDPHLWEHIIDIPDHEIWKVRKQLKSKLLTLILEFAQRGWGNGELEPKQIMAMGALLHPEVLTIGFVRRFAGYKRPALIFQDIERLKRLTNDPFRPIQIVFAGKSHPADYPSKQCLHEVCSLAANREFMGRIAFLGDHDMHTARLLVQGVDLWLNNPRRLQEACGTSGMKASLNGVPQLSVSDGWWYEAYNGVNGWVIGDGLRPASPEEEDRADADALYRLLEEEIVPLFYKRDRSGVPHGWITVVKEAIRSIVPVFCARRMMKEYTDRLYIRQPSSSSR